The Lewinellaceae bacterium DNA window AACAAGAAGAAAAGGCAAGCAAGGCCCAGGGACAGGGAATGGGTCAAGGATCTGTTACCACCATGCCGTATCAGTCTGGAGTATCTGGAAATAGATATCAAATATGGCTATGTCCACGGGCAGCGTCGCAATGGATTAACGGTTACCGTGATCGATGTAGAATCCCGTTGGGTGCTGGGTCATTATATGGCCTGGTCGATTCAGAAGAGAGATATTATTAAACTGTTTGAACAGATCTTTTCGCTGTATTCACTTCCGAAGAAAATCTATGTTCGCAACGATAATGGATCCCAATTTATAGCCGCAGAAGTGCGCCAGTATTTTGCGGATCAGCAGGTCAGTCAAGAATTTATCAAACCGGCTACGCCAGAACAGAATGCTCATATTGAATCGTACCACAGCATCGTAGAAAAACTGATCTGGCAGTCTTATGATTTTGAAGATCTCGGACAGGCTTCACAAACGTATGATCGATTTATTCAGTTTTACAATTATGAGCGTATCCATTCAGGTATTGGATACACTTCTCCGTACCGGTATTTGACGAAAAAGAAGATTGACTTACCGGAAAAAAACTTATTGTTGCGTACCGCTTTGTGTTGCCGAAACTTGTCCTGTGATGTAGCAGGACACCGAACGCTAAGAAGCACATTTGATTGACAATGCCCACTTAAGAATCCGTTGGGTGGGTTTGGCAATCAAAGGTGCTGATCAAGAATCATTGCTGCCAACTAGTAAATGTCCAAACGTGGACCAACATAAAATTTTCATAAGTGTATCGTCTCCCATTTATAGGGGGTTAACCCATAAAAGAGGAACAGAAGTAAAAGAGGTGACAAAAGTAAAAGAGGTAGCAGAGGTAGCAGAAGTATCACTGAATGGAAACTGCTATCTATCCGTCAACCTTTACAGCACGTCATGTCCTTGAGCTGAGTTATCGAAAGTGCTTAAAGACAGCATGGCCATTAAGGTTGTATGACCAGTTTCTGGCGCCAGATCCTGCCTTTATCCTGGATCATTAGAGATAGATGCCACCAGACAATGCCTGCTCCACCAACTATCCAGCCTGAATTGTTCTGATGCGCGACAATGCATTTCCTGTCCCTGGAGGTTGATTAAATGAATCGCCTGAGATGATATATCTGATAATGCTTCAATTTGCACATAAGTCCGGGCAGGTACCGGATACAGGGACAGGGTAATCCAGAAAATGTTCCTTGATGTGGTCTGGCTCCTGGTATTCCATTTGAAATCTGCCCATATCCGGTATTCGCCGGGCGAAAGATCCACAGGCATGGTACCATCCGTCACTTCCAGGCTGTCGCCGGTCACAAAGTCATACCACATTCCGGTGTGACTGAACTTGGCTTCAGAGGTCCTGTCGACAATTGCAAAATTGCCAATAACGATCACGGTCGAATCTTCTCCAAATAGTGTAATCTGTTTGGACAACTGAGCCAGGTCCAGATCAAAATTGTTGCTATTGAAAGCGCCGATGGAATGTCGCATCTGCATCATTTCCAGGTAGGTAGTAAACAGCTTCTTTCGATCCTGATGTTCCAGGTAGTCCCAGCGGATGGGTTTATTGGCTAGCCGGCAGTCATTACTGATGCTGCCATCCGGGCGAGGCATTTATAGAATAATCGTAACCCAGTTCGCCAAACTGCCAGATCATTTTAGGTCCCGGTATGGAAAAGAAAAAGACGGTTGCAAGTCCTGCATGCCGCAAACCGTGGGGTAAATCCGTAAACTGTAATCATTGTTTTGGTTTCCTGTGTCAATACCGGTACATCATCCGTTCTTCATCGTGACTTTCCATGTAGGACACCGCACTCGGGGTACTCAATCCTTATGGTGTAGGAAGCACCGGATAAATTACCATTGTAGCCGGTAGCCGCCTGAATGTAGGCTCCATTCACATTATTCCACAATAAAAATCCATGATCAGCCAGGACCGTTTCTTCCTCGATATCAGCGAAATGCTCTAAAATCAGCATCAAGTCAGGATTGGACTGCCATAATACATTTGCCATACGATCCAAAAGGGCCACCGGGAAGGATCATATCTGGACATGTCGGTATTATTGGTTGTATAGTTTTGTGTAAATCCTTTAGAAAGGTCAAACCGGTAGCCGTCGATGTGAAAGTTTTCTACCCAGTAGCGCAAAACCCGGTCCATATACCGTTGAGTGGCCAGACTTTCGTGGTTAAAATCGTTGAAAACATTAAATGGGTGTCTTGCCGTTTCGTTCAGCCAGGGATTGTCAGTTGCCGGTTGATTTTTGAGCTGTTCAATACAATTGGGCGAGCGGA harbors:
- a CDS encoding transposase; the encoded protein is MTYSGQWVWNEQVVEDIKWILDQEFVDYGYRKVTRWLQQSRHYMINEKKVYRLMKEHQLVNKKKRQARPRDREWVKDLLPPCRISLEYLEIDIKYGYVHGQRRNGLTVTVIDVESRWVLGHYMAWSIQKRDIIKLFEQIFSLYSLPKKIYVRNDNGSQFIAAEVRQYFADQQVSQEFIKPATPEQNAHIESYHSIVEKLIWQSYDFEDLGQASQTYDRFIQFYNYERIHSGIGYTSPYRYLTKKKIDLPEKNLLLRTALCCRNLSCDVAGHRTLRSTFD